A region from the Mesorhizobium sp. J8 genome encodes:
- a CDS encoding DUF427 domain-containing protein: MVARKNPAANDEKRTTTIRKPHLRGRGPHFPILDNIVQYEFEPGYVAFTMPSPKRIRVQVGPMIVADTTKALVFQESDHLPVYYFPMSDVREEFLLPSRTTTEDPFKGVATHYSLNTGITLVEDGAWRYLDPVKGCPPIQDYISFYWPKMTHWYEEDEEIFVHARDPFRRVDCLPSSRRVQVILDGEQVADSRRGVFLFETGHPVRHYLPISDTRLDMLSPSRYISRCPYKGISNYYHVTTPKKRHENLVWYYPEPVHEAERIKGLVCFHHELVDKILVDGVEIPKEATAASDGYF; encoded by the coding sequence ATGGTTGCGAGAAAGAATCCGGCCGCTAACGACGAGAAAAGGACGACGACCATTCGCAAGCCTCATCTGCGCGGCCGCGGGCCGCATTTCCCGATCCTCGACAACATCGTGCAGTACGAGTTCGAACCGGGCTATGTCGCCTTCACCATGCCCTCGCCCAAGCGGATCAGGGTGCAGGTGGGGCCGATGATCGTCGCCGACACCACCAAGGCGCTGGTGTTCCAGGAGAGCGATCACCTGCCGGTCTACTACTTCCCGATGAGCGACGTGCGCGAGGAGTTCCTGCTGCCGAGCCGCACGACGACGGAAGACCCGTTCAAGGGCGTCGCCACGCATTATTCTTTGAACACCGGCATCACGCTGGTCGAGGACGGCGCGTGGCGCTACCTCGATCCGGTCAAGGGCTGCCCGCCGATCCAGGACTACATCTCCTTCTACTGGCCGAAGATGACGCACTGGTATGAAGAAGACGAGGAGATCTTCGTCCATGCCCGCGACCCGTTCCGCCGCGTCGACTGCCTGCCCTCGTCGCGGCGCGTGCAGGTGATCCTCGACGGCGAGCAGGTGGCCGATTCACGGCGCGGCGTGTTCCTGTTCGAGACCGGCCACCCGGTGCGCCACTACCTGCCGATCTCGGATACGCGGCTCGATATGCTGTCGCCCAGCCGCTACATCTCGCGCTGCCCCTATAAGGGCATCTCCAACTATTACCACGTGACGACGCCGAAGAAGCGGCATGAGAACCTCGTCTGGTACTATCCCGAGCCGGTGCATGAGGCCGAGCGCATCAAGGGCCTGGTGTGCTTCCATCACGAACTGGTCGACAAGATCCTGGTCGACGGGGTGGAGATCCCGAAGGAAGCGACGGCGGCGTCGGACGGGTATTTCTGA
- a CDS encoding ABC transporter substrate-binding protein: protein MPKHFRTIDAARKTLGAIENSAIDELLAGRIGRREFLRHGSVLGLSLPFLGGIASAIGLGAQQARAEGKPGGIVRAGVAVPGGAIDPVTFYDSGSYQLAFQTSEFLCVTQPDLTLKPVLAESWSPNADGSVWTFKLRKGVKFHNGEDFKADDVVATFDRLADPNGPSNALSVFKGLLSKGGTRKVDDHTVEFHLDAPNGSFPYSVSIDNYNAVILPASYKGNYEKTFEGTGPFRLESYTPKVGASFVRNPVYWGEKALPDRLEFKFYADVQPRILALQAGEVDVLDAIPLDVSQVVLGNPDIQVLRVASTAHRQLHMRCDMAPFTDKRVRQALALCIDRSQLVDGLCRGMAATGNDSPFAPAFPATDKSVAQRMQDIAKAKQLMEAAGLASGFDMTLTTLRYSDIPGYAQLFQNFAKEIGARISLNIEDQDKYYGKAVFGQSDWLDSPLGITDYAHRSVPNVFLKSPLVSDGPWNAAHFKNATYDGLVNSYLKALDIDAQRKAASDIQKLLLDETPVIFSYFPDLLVPVRKTVSGLPPIAAGLLLDRVSVAS from the coding sequence ATGCCGAAGCATTTCAGGACGATCGACGCCGCTCGCAAAACTCTCGGCGCAATCGAAAATTCCGCTATCGACGAATTGCTCGCCGGCAGGATCGGCCGGCGTGAATTCCTGCGCCATGGCAGCGTGCTCGGCCTGTCGCTGCCCTTCCTCGGCGGCATCGCTTCCGCGATCGGCCTTGGCGCTCAGCAGGCGCGGGCCGAAGGCAAGCCGGGCGGCATTGTGCGCGCCGGCGTCGCCGTGCCCGGCGGCGCCATCGATCCGGTGACTTTCTACGACAGCGGCAGCTACCAGCTCGCCTTCCAGACGTCCGAGTTCCTGTGTGTGACGCAGCCCGACCTGACGCTGAAGCCGGTGCTGGCCGAGAGCTGGTCGCCCAACGCCGATGGCAGCGTCTGGACCTTCAAGCTGCGCAAGGGCGTGAAATTCCACAATGGCGAGGACTTCAAGGCCGACGACGTCGTGGCGACCTTCGACCGCCTTGCCGATCCGAACGGCCCGTCCAACGCGCTGTCGGTGTTCAAGGGCCTGCTGTCGAAGGGCGGCACGCGCAAGGTCGACGACCACACAGTCGAATTCCATCTCGACGCGCCGAATGGCAGCTTCCCCTATTCGGTGTCGATCGACAATTACAACGCCGTCATTCTGCCGGCGAGCTACAAGGGCAACTACGAGAAGACTTTCGAGGGCACCGGTCCGTTCCGGCTCGAAAGCTATACGCCGAAGGTCGGCGCGAGCTTCGTGCGCAACCCCGTCTATTGGGGCGAGAAAGCACTGCCCGACCGGCTCGAGTTCAAGTTCTACGCCGACGTGCAGCCGCGGATTCTCGCGCTGCAGGCGGGCGAGGTCGACGTGCTCGATGCGATCCCGCTCGACGTCAGCCAGGTGGTGCTCGGCAATCCCGACATCCAGGTGCTGCGCGTAGCCTCCACCGCGCATCGCCAGCTCCATATGCGCTGCGACATGGCGCCGTTCACCGACAAGCGCGTGCGCCAGGCGCTGGCATTGTGCATCGACCGTTCCCAACTGGTCGACGGGCTCTGCCGCGGCATGGCCGCAACGGGCAATGACAGCCCGTTCGCGCCAGCCTTCCCCGCCACCGACAAGTCGGTGGCGCAGCGTATGCAAGATATTGCCAAGGCCAAGCAGCTGATGGAAGCGGCGGGCCTGGCCAGCGGCTTCGACATGACGCTGACGACGCTGCGCTATTCCGACATCCCCGGCTATGCGCAGCTCTTCCAGAACTTCGCCAAGGAGATCGGCGCGCGCATCTCGCTCAATATCGAGGACCAGGACAAATATTACGGCAAGGCGGTGTTCGGCCAGTCGGACTGGCTGGACAGCCCGCTCGGCATCACCGACTACGCGCATCGCAGCGTGCCGAACGTGTTCCTGAAAAGCCCGCTGGTCAGCGACGGTCCTTGGAACGCCGCGCATTTCAAGAACGCGACCTATGACGGGCTGGTCAACAGCTATTTGAAGGCGCTCGACATCGATGCCCAGCGCAAGGCCGCTTCCGACATCCAGAAGCTGCTGCTCGACGAGACGCCGGTGATCTTCAGCTATTTCCCGGACCTGCTGGTGCCGGTGCGCAAGACTGTCAGCGGCCTGCCGCCGATCGCTGCCGGCCTGCTGCTCGACCGTGTGTCGGTGGCGTCATGA